The region TACACGCTCTAACGCATCTGAGATGCGTGATGGGTGTCGAACACCTATATAAGCGAACGGCACTGCCAGAAGTGCACACAGAATCCCGGCAGGTATTGCCACCGATAACGAACCGATGAGCGCGCTTAAAAGTCCTTGCAATGCCTTCGGATCAAAGCCTCTGAATATCCAGAGGAAGATAGCCCCAGCAGGCACAACTACAGTTACAAACGCCACGAGGCTGAGGTAAAGATACGCCGGCGTGTGCCACGTGCCGAGTTGAATCTGCGACAATTGACGAGAAGTCCCGCGCCCGGCACGGTGGAGTGTCACCCTATTTAACAACTTTGCTTCAAGATAGAGTAGGCAAGCGGTAAAGGCGAGGAGCATCAAAGCAAGCCACGCCGCATAGACATGTTCAAAGGAGAGTGTGTATTCTGTGTAAAGTGCGTAACTAAAGGTTTCATAGCGCATCAGCGATACAACGCCAAAGTCGCCGAGTACATGTAGGCTAATGAGGAGTCCGCTTGCATAGAAAGCGGGACGGAGTTGGGGCAGGATAACAAGAAAAAAAGTCTGGTGAGACTTGTAGCCGAGACTCCGAGCGGATTCTTCAAGACTCGGATCGAGTCCTAACAAGGCGGTGCGTAGGTTCAGAAAGAGGTAAGGGCTCGTGTATGCGCTGAGTGCGAGGAGCGCGCCCCCGTACCCACTGAGGCGTGGGATACTTGTGCCGAATAACTGGGCGACAATACCGGTATTTCCACCGAGTGCCAACAACGCATAAGCCATCACATAACCCGGAATGGCGAGCGGTAGCGCGCACAGCACCGTGAAGAGTCGTCTACCTTTTAGGTTCGCTCGACTTGTTAACCACGCCGCGGGGGTTGCTATGAGTAGGTCAAGCACCAAAACCCCCACGGTCAGGAGTAGTGTATTGAGGAACAACCTCGCGTTTCGCCAGCGGAAGACAATTTCGACAAGTGCACTGCCTTCCGCTGAAAACGCTTTGGTCAGTAGGTAAACCAAAGGGATGAGGCCACCAAAGCCGACCATAACAATCGGAATGCCTGCCACGACAGCAGACATAGAGAAATAACGGTGTGTGTTTTTAACTTGGGCATTCAATTCCGATAGTCCCAATCCGTCCAGCAAGATTTACCATTTCTATAGAATTTCGACGCGCCGCAGTAAATCCAGAGTGCCGTCAAGATCATCCATCTCATTCAGGTTGAATGTAGGGGCGAGTTGGAGGAGCTCGGATAACGGTAAGAGATTGGCATTCGGAATTACACCATCAATGACAGGGTATTCAAATACGTCGCTGGTAAAGTACTGCTGTGCTTTAGCCGATAACAAAAATTCCACTAATTTCAAGGCTGTATCCTTGTGCTTGCTACTCTTTAGCAATCCAATCCCTGCAACATTGACGAGGTTCCCAGGGTCATTTGCGTTAAAGAAGGTTTGTGCGGCGGGAAAATTAGAGTTCCCTTTCTTGAAACGGAGGAGGTAATAGTGGTTCGGCAACCCCAAATCAATTTCGCCTGCAGCGAGTGCCTCTATAATGGGTGTATTTTTGGCGTACTTTTTGGCTCCGTTTGCCTTCATTCCGCGTAGCCATTCCTCGGTTTTTTCTTCACCGACTTGCACACGGAGCGCCGTAACAAACGCTTTAAAGGACGCATTTGTTGGTGCCCAACCGATTCTGCCTTTCCACATCGGTTGTGTTAAATCGAAAATACTCTTGGGAAGTTCTTCCATTTTAACGCGTTCTGGTGAATACGCGAGGACACGCGCTCTGCCGCTTGTTGCGACCCAGAAGCCCTCGGCATCTCGGAAATCCGAAGGAACTTTAGTAAGTATAGATTCCGGCAGTTTTTCAAACATCGCCTTTTTACTCACTGCCCCGAGCGCACCAGCATCTTGCGCCCAAAAGAGTGCGGCGGGACTTTTGTCGCCCTCTGTTAAGAGCGTGGCGGCTAATTGTGTTGTATTGGCGTAACTTACCTTCACTTGGATACCGGTCTCTTTTTCAAACTGCTTGATAATCGGTTCAACGAGGCTCTTGCTGCGTCCAGAATAGACAGTCAGCGTTTCGGCGTGAACTGTCCCGATGGTGGTGAATAAGAGCAAAATTGGCAAAACGTAATTAAACAAACGCAATCTGTTGTTAAACATTATGTCTCCTTTGATAAACTGAATGGGTGTACACCGGATCAAAACCGGTGTAAATTTTGTCAGATACAGCAGCAAAAAGTTCACTATTATTGCCCAGATACACAGTGTGTTGTGCTGTCAACGTTTTGGCACGACTCGCCAACGTGTATTCATACCTGCTGTGATATGGTCCGCGACATGGCAATGATAAAGCCAGTTGCCGGGTGTTTTGGCTATCATATCTACAGTAACCATAGTCCCGGGGAGTAGTTCTACAACATCGGTGCGTTTCCCAGCGTTTAGCACAGTCTGACCGTGCCAGTGCGCGGTGTGCATATCGACTTCAGTGCCTAACCCGATAAGGTACCACCGGACGCGATCGTGTTGTTCAACTTCCAGACCTCGCAGATTTCCGAAGATAAATCCGTTAATCGCGTGCTTGAGATTCCCCTCTTCCGCTTCTTCGGGCGACGCATAAGCCTCAGTTTGTCCGCTTTCAACGATTTTTCGGTCATTTTCGTTGAAGATTAGGAACAGGGTCGTGAACGCTTTGTCAATATCTTTAGGACGCGGATCGTCTGATGCACGCTCCATCCCTTTTTTCGTGACGACAACGGTTCCGATTAAGCCATCATAGACTTCGGTAACGGCATCGACGTGGGAGTGATAAAGCCAGACGATAGAGGACGGATCGTTCGGACCAGGGGCAGCATCGCTGTCTGCCTCCCAGTGGTAAGTGAACACGCTCCCTGGTTTTACGAAGGCACCGGATCCTTTCATGTCCGCCCCTTCATTGTTTTCATCGTATTGTAACCCGTGAACGTGAATACTGAGCGGTTTATCGGCGCGATTAAGAAAATGCACCTTTAGGCTGTCGCCTTCAACAGCGTGCAATTGCGGTCCGAGAATACCCATCCATACAGGTTGTTCAACTTCGGTCATGTAGGTGCTATCAGTGTATTGAATGTATCTATATTTTTCATAGACGAGTGCTTTACCCCAAACGCCCAATCCCATATTTTGTCTGATGAGATTTTGCCCGCTCGGTGCGTAGTTCCATTCAACTTTTTCGGCAGCGATCCAATATTCTCGCGTTGCTGCTTCAGCGGAAACAATAGAAAGGCACAGTATTACACCGATGAGCGTGAGAAATATATGGGGGGTAAATCGTGGGTTTCCAGTATTAGAGAGGGGAAGTAATTTACGCTTATCCTGTGACAAGCCTGCATTCATGATATTGAGACTCATTTTCAGAAAATAACACTTTAAAGCAAATCTCATAAAGAACTAAACCTCAATGGGCTAAATTTGTATTCAATTATACCACACTGGATAGGCGATGTCAAAAAAATCTCGGCTATCTAAATCAAATTCCTGTTTCGTGTTCAGTCTGAGTGCGTTTTCTTCAATCTATTTGTGGATCTAAGGCATCTCGGAGCGCATCGCCGAGGAGATTGAAGCCTAAGACGATAAGGAAGATAGCGACACCGGGAGCAGTGACGGCTAAAGGCGCGCGGCGAATAAGATCCCGGTTTTCGTTAAGCATTGCGCCCCATTCAGGTTCGCCGATTTCTGCGCCGAGTCCTAAGAAACTGAGTCCTGCTGCATCTAAAATGGCTGCGCCAATGCCTAAGGTTGCTTGGACAATCAACGGGGCAATGCAATTCGGGAGGACAGTGGTAAGAAGGATACGACTGTTGCTTGCACCAATCACCTTCGCGGCGGTAACATAGTCTAATTCGCGAACCTTAAGAACAGCGGCACGCAGGATTCGGGCATATTGTGGGATATAGACGATTGATACAGCGATAATTGCATTTGTCAGACTCTGTCCGAGAATCGTCACAATAACCATCGCGAGAAGGATGCTCGGCATCGCAAGCATCATATCCATTACGCGCATAATCAGATTATCAATTCTTCCACCGTAATAACCAGCGACTGCTCCGAACAGTGTGCCAAACCCAACGGAAAAGGTCATCGCAATAAGTCCAACCTTCAGAGAGATACGGGTACCATAGACAATCCTGCTGAAAATATCGCGTCCTACCTTATCGGTACCGAGGTAGTGAGAAGCGGAACCTCCCTGGAGGCGTTCAACGATATTCGCTTGTCTTGGGTCGTGTGTTGCAATAAGCGGCGCAAAGATGGCGACAAGAACAAAAAATAGGATAATTGATGCCCCGATAGTGGCGGAACGATGTTTTAAGAGTTTCCGAAAGATATGTTGTTGGCTGCTGGCGGTTATTGAAGTGTTCATTTCGCTTCGTCTCCTACTCGGATACGCGGGTCGAAATAGGCATACAACATATCCACGATAAGGTTGACGAACATAAAGACTGTAGCAACGAAAAGCACGCCCCCTTGCACGGCACGGACATCGCGAGCCTCAACGGCGGCACGCAACCATGACCCGAGTCCGGGCCAAGAAAAGATATGTTCGGTTAAAATCGCGCCACCCAGCAGATAACCGAATTCTAAGCCGATAACCGTCAAGACAGGCACCATACTATTTTTCATGGCGTGTTTGCTGATAACTTTCCACCGCGGTAAACCTTTCGCATAAGCCGTCGTAATATACGGCTGATTTAGCACTTCAAGCAGGCTGGAACGGGTCATCCGAGCAATAATCGCTAATGGGATAGTGCCTAATGTAATTGCGGGGAGGATGAGATGGACAATGGCACTCTTGAAAGCGACGTAGTTTCCTGTCAGAAGTGTATCAATAAGATAAAATCCAGTGCGTGTCTGAACATCTAAACCCAAGATGACATCCAACCGGCCACTGCTTGGTAGTATTGGCAGGAAATAGGAAAAAAGGAGAATGAGCATAAGTCCGAGCCAGAAGATTGGCATGGAGATGCCAGCCAGGGATACCGACATGGAGAAGTAATCCAAAAACGTTCCACGCGAGATAGCAGCAATAATGCCAGCAGCGATGCCGCATATAATCGAAAATGCCATTGCTGCGAGGGTTAATTCAGCCGTTGCCGGGAAATAGCGTTTGATTTCATCGACCACGGGTTGTTTCGTTTTAAAGGAGCGTCCAAAGTCGAGATGTGCGGCATCCCATAAGAATTTAGCGTATTGGTGGTATAGCGGTTTGTCGAGTCCCATTTCCGTCCGCAATTCGGTGAGTGCTTTTTCGGTGGCACGTTCTCCCAAAATCGCGACAGCGGCATCGCCCGGGATGAGATGCACCATCAGGAAAACGAGGAGCGATACCGCTAATAGGGACAGACCGATGGAAAGAAAACGCTGGAGGAGATAAGAGAGCAAAAGTTGAACCTTCCGTTAGTGGTGCCACCTACATGCTATTGATAGACCTCATCTTCCTTTTCATTGCGAAGTGGGTTAATTTACCCGAAAACCCACTTTTCGACAGCGATGAAAACGATCTGCGGCGGTCCATGGTTTAAAAATTAGAAAAATGGGTTGTGCAGTTTTTCCTCACCGACGGTGGTGGAGGGACCGTGTCCCGGAAAGAGCCGAACCGAGTCTGGGAGTGATAATAGGTTGTCCCGAACGCTCTCAATTTCATCCTGATAGGAGATATTAGGGCCACCAACAGAACCAGCGAAAATGGCATCGCCGACAAATGCTACGTTCTGGGTCAGGAAACTACACCCACCCGGTGTATGTCCGGGTGTATTCACCACGCTAACCATAAGTTCACCGACAGAAAGGACATCACTGTGTGCTACTTCGCGTAGTTTTTTGTTGCTCCGCGGTTTCGGTTCGTTTTGATGGATGTAAGTCTCACATCCGGTTTCGGTTTGAAGCTGCGGTAATCCATCAGTATGGTCGCTATGGGCGTGTGTTAGGAGTATCGTCGTCGGATTCACAGGCCGGGCATCGAGCTGTTCCAAGATGAGGTCTGGATGCGCGGCGGTGTCAATAATCGCGGCATCATCGGTGGCTTTGCAGATCAAAAGATAGGCGTTGACGGGCCACCCTCCGACGGGCGCGCTAATTGTGATAACCTCAAGACTTGTGTCGTCAGTCTGTTGGGGGGGTTCGGGTTCCCACTGTTCTGTCGCAATATCGAGCAACTTGGCACCGTCCAAATTCAGTATTTCTGCGAGCCGAAAAACTTGCGTTTCTGTCGGTTTTAAGGTATACTGTTCCATACGAGCAAGTTCTGCTTCTGTGATACCCGCGGCAGTTGCGATTTCGCTTTGAGATAGGTTTTGCCCGCGTCGGGCTTTACCGATAATGTCACCAAATTCATCTTCAAGTGCATAAGCCATAATAGTGTTCTCCTTACTTTATTGGTTTAAGAAACATTATAACAAAAAACGCAGTGTGATGCAATTGAAATAGGTCGCATCAAAAACGGAGGAATTCTGATGGGCATTCCGAAAAATGGATATGAACAAGCGGCAATATCCCTCGCGCCGCTGGAGACTGATATGACGTTGGATGAGTTTCTTGAGAGCGATTTAGAGGGATATGAATATGTGAAAGGAGAATTAATACGGATGCCAGCTGCGTCATGGGAACATGGACTGATCAGTGCGAAGGTCTTTTTGCGTTTAGGGACGTACGTTGAAGAAAACCAACTCGGCGCGGTGGTTACGCCGGACACGGGTTTTCAAGTCGGCGAGCGCGTCTTGAAACCAGACGTTGCCTTCCTTTCAACAGTGCATCTGCCTGATGATCCGAGCAGGGCATGTCCAGTGCCACCAGACCTTGCCGTGGAGGTCGTGTCACCATCCGATGTTTTTCGGCGTGTGATTGAAAAAGCGTTCGCTTATCTTGAAGCTGGTACACAGATGGTATGGATTGTCGAACCCACTTCACAAACAGTACGAGTTTATCGAGCCGAAACGCCTATCAGGGTGTTAGGAATTGACGACACGCTCACGGGTGAAGATATTGTTGAAGGCTTTTCGTGTCAAGTCGCACAACTTTTTGAATAGGGAGATTTTATGAAGCTTGGTTTAGTTACGTATAATATGGCGAAAGATTGGGATATTCCCACGATCATTGAAAAATGTGTAGAGACAGGATTTGCGGGTGTGGAATTGCGGACAACGCATGCCCACGGTGTTGAAGTCGAACTCTCCGCAAGCGAACGCGCAGCAGTAAAACAACAATTCGACGATTCCCCGATTGAAATCGCTGGCTTGGGTTCTGCTTTTGACTATCATTCTGTAGATCAAACTGTTGTTCGCGAAAATATAGAAGGGACAAAAACATATTCCCAACTGGCGGCAGATGTCGGGGCACCCGGTGTGAAAGTGCGTCCGAATGGGCTGCCGAGTGAAGTGCCTGTTGAGAAAACCCTCGAACAGATCGGATTGGCACTGCGTGAGTGTGGCGAATTCGCTGCCGACCTCGGCGTACAAATTCGGTTGGAGGTACACGGTGGCGGCACCTCCGAACTCCGACATATCCGTACAATTATTGATGTTGCTGATCACGACAACGTCTACGTCTGCTGGAATTCTAATTTCGGTGAAGTGGAAAACGGAACCATTAAAAACAACTTTGACCTCGTCAAAGGGAAAATCGGCTTAGTACATATTACGGAGCTCCATCGCCGTGAGTATCCGTGGCGGGAACTCTTTACATCGTTGAAGGAATCCGGTTATACGGGGTACACCCTTGCCGAAATCGCTGGTAGTTCCGATCCTGTGCGCGTGATGAATTTTTATCGGGCGTTGTGGGAAGAGCTCTCAAACTAAGTGTTTGTGGATATGGGCGCGTTCCAAGCGCGCCTTCTCACCGCTGTTACGAATAAGGTAAATGGAGAGAAACCTGTTGTTCAAGCCGCAATTTTACTTTTTAGTTATAACGATATTATTCCTGTTGACCTCTATTGGAATAAGTGCAGCATCTGAAACCGTCCGTCTTAGCAATGATGTGTGGACAGTTGACATCGCGACGCAATCCCTCGCCGTAAAGGCATACCCTGTAGAGTCCGAAATAGCAGTGCCTATTTCGGCGGCACAACCCGGATTCGGCGATGTCGCGGAATTCACCCAAAACGACAATACTGTCAGTTGGCGGATTGCAGATCGGTTTCTCACTGTGCGCTTTGAACTGATAGGCGAATCGCTATCTGTTGAATTTATTCAGGATAAACGGACAAATGAGGCGTTAAATTTAACATGGCCCGTTATTGAAGATTTCGAGTCTCTCCGTGGCTATATTTTGCCCCTTTTTGAGGGGAGTTATGTTCCCAAAAATGACATTAAATGGCAAGATTTCTTATCCGAACGTGGACCGATAAACACGACCGCGGGTCTCTCAATGCCGTTTTGGGGTTTGGACCTCACTGACCGTACGCTTACCTACATTTTAACCAATCCATTTAACAACCAAATCCGGTTCAATAAAACAGCAGCCCCGTCGTTAGGTATGGAGGTATCGCACACCTTCACATCGAATTGGGAACAGAGAAGATATGGATTGCATATCTC is a window of Candidatus Poribacteria bacterium DNA encoding:
- a CDS encoding iron ABC transporter permease, which translates into the protein MSAVVAGIPIVMVGFGGLIPLVYLLTKAFSAEGSALVEIVFRWRNARLFLNTLLLTVGVLVLDLLIATPAAWLTSRANLKGRRLFTVLCALPLAIPGYVMAYALLALGGNTGIVAQLFGTSIPRLSGYGGALLALSAYTSPYLFLNLRTALLGLDPSLEESARSLGYKSHQTFFLVILPQLRPAFYASGLLISLHVLGDFGVVSLMRYETFSYALYTEYTLSFEHVYAAWLALMLLAFTACLLYLEAKLLNRVTLHRAGRGTSRQLSQIQLGTWHTPAYLYLSLVAFVTVVVPAGAIFLWIFRGFDPKALQGLLSALIGSLSVAIPAGILCALLAVPFAYIGVRHPSRISDALERVGYVVYAIPPLAFALSLIFFLLHTASFIYKTLPVLIYACTLHFLAEAIGPVRSSLYQASPNLEEAARSLGYPRIQAFFRTLFPILMRGMLTATALVFLATMKELPLTFLLSPAGYETLALNVWSYTTEAMFAEAAPYALAILLFSGVFVGVLIRQEEQI
- a CDS encoding iron ABC transporter substrate-binding protein, which encodes MFNNRLRLFNYVLPILLLFTTIGTVHAETLTVYSGRSKSLVEPIIKQFEKETGIQVKVSYANTTQLAATLLTEGDKSPAALFWAQDAGALGAVSKKAMFEKLPESILTKVPSDFRDAEGFWVATSGRARVLAYSPERVKMEELPKSIFDLTQPMWKGRIGWAPTNASFKAFVTALRVQVGEEKTEEWLRGMKANGAKKYAKNTPIIEALAAGEIDLGLPNHYYLLRFKKGNSNFPAAQTFFNANDPGNLVNVAGIGLLKSSKHKDTALKLVEFLLSAKAQQYFTSDVFEYPVIDGVIPNANLLPLSELLQLAPTFNLNEMDDLDGTLDLLRRVEIL
- a CDS encoding multicopper oxidase domain-containing protein; the protein is MNAGLSQDKRKLLPLSNTGNPRFTPHIFLTLIGVILCLSIVSAEAATREYWIAAEKVEWNYAPSGQNLIRQNMGLGVWGKALVYEKYRYIQYTDSTYMTEVEQPVWMGILGPQLHAVEGDSLKVHFLNRADKPLSIHVHGLQYDENNEGADMKGSGAFVKPGSVFTYHWEADSDAAPGPNDPSSIVWLYHSHVDAVTEVYDGLIGTVVVTKKGMERASDDPRPKDIDKAFTTLFLIFNENDRKIVESGQTEAYASPEEAEEGNLKHAINGFIFGNLRGLEVEQHDRVRWYLIGLGTEVDMHTAHWHGQTVLNAGKRTDVVELLPGTMVTVDMIAKTPGNWLYHCHVADHITAGMNTRWRVVPKR
- a CDS encoding ABC transporter permease, producing the protein MNTSITASSQQHIFRKLLKHRSATIGASIILFFVLVAIFAPLIATHDPRQANIVERLQGGSASHYLGTDKVGRDIFSRIVYGTRISLKVGLIAMTFSVGFGTLFGAVAGYYGGRIDNLIMRVMDMMLAMPSILLAMVIVTILGQSLTNAIIAVSIVYIPQYARILRAAVLKVRELDYVTAAKVIGASNSRILLTTVLPNCIAPLIVQATLGIGAAILDAAGLSFLGLGAEIGEPEWGAMLNENRDLIRRAPLAVTAPGVAIFLIVLGFNLLGDALRDALDPQID
- a CDS encoding ABC transporter permease — protein: MLSYLLQRFLSIGLSLLAVSLLVFLMVHLIPGDAAVAILGERATEKALTELRTEMGLDKPLYHQYAKFLWDAAHLDFGRSFKTKQPVVDEIKRYFPATAELTLAAMAFSIICGIAAGIIAAISRGTFLDYFSMSVSLAGISMPIFWLGLMLILLFSYFLPILPSSGRLDVILGLDVQTRTGFYLIDTLLTGNYVAFKSAIVHLILPAITLGTIPLAIIARMTRSSLLEVLNQPYITTAYAKGLPRWKVISKHAMKNSMVPVLTVIGLEFGYLLGGAILTEHIFSWPGLGSWLRAAVEARDVRAVQGGVLFVATVFMFVNLIVDMLYAYFDPRIRVGDEAK
- a CDS encoding MBL fold metallo-hydrolase → MAYALEDEFGDIIGKARRGQNLSQSEIATAAGITEAELARMEQYTLKPTETQVFRLAEILNLDGAKLLDIATEQWEPEPPQQTDDTSLEVITISAPVGGWPVNAYLLICKATDDAAIIDTAAHPDLILEQLDARPVNPTTILLTHAHSDHTDGLPQLQTETGCETYIHQNEPKPRSNKKLREVAHSDVLSVGELMVSVVNTPGHTPGGCSFLTQNVAFVGDAIFAGSVGGPNISYQDEIESVRDNLLSLPDSVRLFPGHGPSTTVGEEKLHNPFF
- a CDS encoding Uma2 family endonuclease; its protein translation is MGIPKNGYEQAAISLAPLETDMTLDEFLESDLEGYEYVKGELIRMPAASWEHGLISAKVFLRLGTYVEENQLGAVVTPDTGFQVGERVLKPDVAFLSTVHLPDDPSRACPVPPDLAVEVVSPSDVFRRVIEKAFAYLEAGTQMVWIVEPTSQTVRVYRAETPIRVLGIDDTLTGEDIVEGFSCQVAQLFE
- a CDS encoding sugar phosphate isomerase/epimerase, whose protein sequence is MKLGLVTYNMAKDWDIPTIIEKCVETGFAGVELRTTHAHGVEVELSASERAAVKQQFDDSPIEIAGLGSAFDYHSVDQTVVRENIEGTKTYSQLAADVGAPGVKVRPNGLPSEVPVEKTLEQIGLALRECGEFAADLGVQIRLEVHGGGTSELRHIRTIIDVADHDNVYVCWNSNFGEVENGTIKNNFDLVKGKIGLVHITELHRREYPWRELFTSLKESGYTGYTLAEIAGSSDPVRVMNFYRALWEELSN